A DNA window from Haloactinospora alba contains the following coding sequences:
- a CDS encoding alcohol dehydrogenase catalytic domain-containing protein gives MSQPESMTALVLGHNDVSLERRPVPVPGPNDAVIRTSASMMCMSDVHTLSGAMALPLGRILGHESVGRVHRLGEAVTGFREGERVGASAITPCGQCAYCQSDAPQQCGGGVGGWKFTAQQDGSLAEYFLVPDARYNLARIPDTITDEQALYATDSLNTGIAAAEQAAIRPGGTVAVFAQGAVGLSATIGARLLGAGLVLTTATRNERARLSRLFGADHVINPYEEDAVNSIRDVVGEDGVDSAVEALGTHETFEQCVRVTKASGTVVNAGYQGWKSTAPLPVPIVAFGFGLGGKSIRSVLCPGGGERLTRLFRLIGNGRIDPTPMTSHRFRFSEADRAFRTLANREDGILKPLITY, from the coding sequence ATGTCCCAACCGGAGTCAATGACGGCTCTCGTACTCGGCCACAACGACGTGTCTCTGGAACGCCGACCCGTGCCGGTACCCGGGCCGAACGACGCGGTGATCCGCACTAGCGCCTCCATGATGTGCATGTCCGACGTGCACACTCTCAGCGGCGCCATGGCCCTACCCCTGGGGCGGATTCTCGGCCACGAGAGTGTGGGCCGCGTCCATCGTCTGGGCGAGGCCGTCACCGGGTTCCGCGAGGGCGAACGCGTCGGTGCCAGCGCCATCACCCCCTGCGGCCAGTGCGCCTACTGCCAGTCCGACGCCCCGCAACAGTGCGGGGGCGGGGTGGGCGGGTGGAAGTTCACCGCCCAGCAGGACGGCTCCCTCGCCGAGTACTTCCTCGTGCCGGACGCCCGCTACAACCTCGCTCGGATACCCGACACGATCACCGACGAGCAGGCTCTCTACGCTACGGACTCCCTCAACACCGGTATCGCCGCCGCCGAACAGGCCGCCATCCGGCCCGGTGGAACCGTCGCCGTCTTCGCCCAGGGAGCCGTTGGCCTGTCCGCGACCATCGGCGCGCGCCTGCTGGGAGCCGGCCTCGTCCTTACCACGGCGACCCGGAACGAACGGGCGCGGCTCTCCCGCCTCTTCGGGGCCGATCACGTCATCAACCCCTACGAGGAGGACGCCGTCAACAGCATCCGGGACGTCGTCGGCGAGGACGGGGTGGACAGCGCCGTAGAAGCCCTGGGAACCCACGAGACGTTCGAGCAGTGCGTACGCGTCACCAAAGCGTCAGGGACCGTCGTGAACGCCGGGTACCAGGGGTGGAAGAGTACCGCCCCTCTCCCCGTCCCCATCGTCGCCTTCGGTTTCGGCCTCGGTGGGAAGAGTATCCGGTCCGTACTGTGCCCCGGGGGCGGCGAGCGTCTGACCCGGCTTTTCCGCCTGATCGGTAACGGGCGTATCGACCCCACCCCCATGACCAGTCACCGCTTCCGCTTCTCCGAAGCCGACAGAGCCTTCCGGACACTCGCCAACCGCGAGGACGGCATCCTCAAACCACTCATCACCTACTGA
- a CDS encoding 3-oxoacyl-ACP synthase III family protein has protein sequence MSITAGVLGTGYSLPPQVRRNDDPVYQALNTQRNAQGVIESAVFRGLDRRRFLAPGERIETHVVTAAQRALDQANTATTDVDRLYGYVTVPEYATPNTLYHVHHLLSLPSDAMVVPVNSEYSNFLLGLAHAAEAVESGRADNSLVACGTDWSRHMDYTKGHAVSIGDGAGAALVGPADRFVMIDHATRTLSSQYHGLNLRHRPLQLNGLSFLPLDPETNLPSMTYEMTQTGVEDLAGVIKDGVPTLVNELLTRNNIPAGSITLMTHQGSRILMDHWEERIAPGCYLDTLAEYGNMTAATYPVNLAHHFRSITTDHVVIVAVGCGLHLTAVVLRT, from the coding sequence ATGAGCATCACAGCGGGTGTCCTGGGAACCGGTTACTCCCTTCCGCCACAGGTCCGCCGCAATGACGACCCCGTGTACCAGGCCCTCAACACCCAGAGGAACGCGCAGGGTGTCATCGAGTCCGCGGTGTTCCGGGGGCTCGACCGTCGCCGGTTCCTCGCGCCCGGCGAGCGCATAGAGACCCATGTGGTCACCGCCGCCCAACGGGCTCTCGACCAGGCGAACACCGCCACGACGGACGTCGACCGGCTCTACGGGTACGTCACCGTCCCGGAGTACGCCACTCCCAACACCCTGTACCACGTGCACCACCTACTCAGCCTTCCCAGTGACGCCATGGTCGTGCCGGTCAACAGTGAGTACAGCAACTTCCTTCTCGGGCTCGCCCACGCCGCCGAAGCCGTCGAGTCCGGCCGCGCCGACAACAGCCTGGTCGCGTGCGGCACCGACTGGAGCCGCCACATGGACTACACCAAGGGCCACGCGGTGAGTATCGGCGACGGCGCCGGAGCCGCGCTCGTCGGTCCCGCCGACCGCTTCGTCATGATCGACCACGCCACTCGTACGCTGAGCAGCCAGTACCACGGGCTTAACCTCAGACACAGGCCTCTGCAGCTCAACGGCCTGTCCTTCCTCCCCCTCGATCCCGAGACGAACCTGCCGTCGATGACGTACGAGATGACGCAGACGGGGGTGGAGGACCTCGCCGGCGTGATCAAGGACGGTGTGCCGACCCTGGTGAACGAACTCCTCACCCGCAACAACATCCCCGCCGGGAGCATCACCCTCATGACCCACCAGGGCTCCCGCATCCTGATGGACCACTGGGAGGAACGCATCGCACCCGGCTGCTACCTCGACACACTCGCCGAGTACGGCAACATGACCGCCGCCACCTACCCGGTCAACCTGGCGCACCACTTCCGGTCCATCACCACCGACCACGTGGTCATCGTCGCCGTGGGATGCGGCCTGCACCTCACGGCGGTGGTGCTGCGAACGTGA
- a CDS encoding SufS family cysteine desulfurase, with amino-acid sequence MLDPEAVREDFPLLRSDRGSGTIAYLDNASTTQKPRSVIDAMTNFYASGNANVHRGPYTLAREATDRYEGARDTVAAFIGAHSRDEVVFTKNTTEALNLLAHTLAWADAPHGVGRGDRIVVTEMEHHSNLIPWRVLAQRTGADIGYLGITDDARLDLSDLREAIPPETKVVAVTQASNVLGTINPIEPVAARAAEVGALLVVDAAQSAPHVGLDVRSLGADFVAFSGHKMCGPTGIGVLWGRGHLLEALPTFLSGGEMVEWVSKEDMRLSPPPSKFEAGTPPIAQVVGLGAAVEYLQRVGIDSIAARDRELLDHTLDSLSGIPGLRFIGSESRTDRTPVVSFVLDGVDSRTLRTRLDDAGIALRAGHHCAQLACSRFGESSTVRASLYFYNSTSDIDALVNELRELVPRPSPPAGSGDTRTEATMDSEWGAAFADVDTSEVRPYQDVLVPSVFHPWGCLLAGRLAPEEGEDVLDVGTGPGSVARIMASAVGPTGSVVGTDISKAMLTLAAEKPRPDGAPVRYVECGAAPLELPDGVFDVATVQQVLQFVPDRGAALSEMRRVLRRGGRIGVVTWLGLERNPLFNALHSAVAEILGEDAAERFGEPWSVGSDEVVRLVTQAGFGSVSVEEVSLPTAFPGGAEDVCRVYDFSAVRSEVAALEPALQRALRALVGAHLASSTDDTGGIHSHTAASVVLARA; translated from the coding sequence ATGCTGGATCCGGAAGCCGTGCGTGAGGATTTCCCCCTGCTCAGATCGGATCGGGGGAGCGGAACGATCGCCTACCTGGACAATGCCTCGACCACGCAGAAACCGCGGTCGGTGATCGACGCCATGACGAACTTCTACGCCTCCGGGAACGCCAACGTGCATCGGGGGCCGTACACGCTGGCCCGGGAGGCGACGGACCGCTATGAGGGAGCCCGGGACACGGTCGCCGCGTTCATCGGGGCCCACAGCCGGGACGAGGTGGTGTTCACCAAGAACACCACCGAGGCGTTGAACCTCCTCGCCCATACCCTGGCCTGGGCCGACGCCCCCCACGGAGTGGGACGGGGCGACAGGATCGTCGTCACTGAGATGGAGCACCACTCCAACCTCATCCCGTGGCGCGTACTGGCCCAGCGCACGGGGGCTGACATCGGTTACCTCGGAATCACCGACGACGCACGGCTCGACCTGTCGGACCTGCGGGAGGCCATCCCGCCGGAGACGAAGGTCGTGGCGGTGACTCAAGCGTCGAACGTCCTCGGCACGATCAACCCGATCGAACCGGTCGCCGCCCGGGCCGCCGAGGTCGGGGCGCTCCTCGTCGTCGACGCCGCCCAGTCCGCGCCCCATGTGGGATTGGATGTGCGGTCGCTCGGCGCGGACTTCGTCGCTTTCTCCGGGCACAAGATGTGCGGCCCGACCGGGATCGGCGTGCTCTGGGGCCGCGGGCACCTGCTCGAGGCGCTTCCGACGTTCCTGAGCGGTGGCGAGATGGTCGAGTGGGTCAGCAAGGAGGACATGCGCCTCTCGCCCCCGCCGTCCAAGTTCGAGGCCGGAACGCCGCCGATCGCCCAGGTGGTGGGGCTCGGTGCCGCCGTCGAGTACCTCCAGCGCGTCGGCATCGACAGCATCGCCGCCCGGGACCGGGAACTGCTGGACCACACGCTCGACAGTCTGTCCGGGATACCCGGCCTGCGCTTCATCGGCTCGGAGTCGAGAACCGACCGCACACCCGTGGTGTCCTTCGTGCTCGACGGGGTGGACTCCCGGACGCTGCGGACGAGACTGGACGACGCCGGGATCGCTCTCCGGGCAGGGCACCACTGCGCGCAGCTGGCGTGCTCCCGGTTCGGAGAGTCCTCCACCGTCCGGGCGTCCCTCTACTTCTACAACAGCACCTCCGACATCGACGCGCTGGTAAACGAACTGCGGGAGCTGGTTCCCCGCCCGTCGCCACCGGCGGGGAGCGGGGACACGCGCACGGAGGCGACCATGGACTCGGAGTGGGGCGCCGCGTTCGCGGACGTCGACACGAGTGAGGTGCGTCCCTACCAGGACGTTCTGGTGCCCTCGGTGTTCCATCCCTGGGGATGCCTGCTCGCCGGCCGTCTCGCTCCGGAGGAGGGAGAGGACGTTCTCGACGTCGGTACCGGGCCGGGAAGCGTCGCCCGGATCATGGCCTCCGCCGTGGGGCCCACGGGGTCGGTGGTGGGCACCGACATCAGCAAGGCGATGCTCACGCTCGCCGCCGAGAAACCGCGACCGGACGGTGCGCCCGTCCGGTACGTCGAGTGCGGTGCGGCCCCACTCGAGCTGCCGGACGGCGTTTTCGACGTGGCCACGGTGCAGCAGGTCCTGCAGTTCGTCCCGGACCGTGGCGCCGCCCTGTCCGAGATGCGGCGGGTACTGCGGAGGGGAGGGCGCATCGGGGTCGTCACCTGGCTCGGCCTGGAGCGCAACCCGCTGTTCAACGCTCTCCACAGCGCTGTCGCCGAGATCCTGGGGGAGGACGCCGCAGAGAGGTTCGGTGAACCCTGGTCGGTCGGATCGGACGAGGTCGTGCGGTTGGTGACGCAGGCCGGTTTCGGGAGCGTCAGCGTTGAGGAGGTGAGCCTGCCGACGGCATTCCCGGGAGGGGCGGAGGACGTGTGTCGCGTCTATGACTTCTCCGCCGTGCGCTCGGAGGTCGCGGCCCTGGAACCCGCGCTCCAGCGCGCGCTCCGGGCACTGGTGGGCGCTCACCTCGCCAGCTCGACGGACGACACCGGGGGGATCCATTCCCACACCGCGGCCAGTGTCGTCCTCGCCCGGGCCTGA
- a CDS encoding helix-turn-helix domain-containing protein, with protein MVQLPSGKRIEHLRRSQGLPRRVLAERVGRSEEWLRQIERGKRELDSISVLTRLAEILPFDNISQVVGPVSEAAPQRGSGSWATEIIFPPSDQPGENPMTDNALHTAWDAWQFSPNRYTNTRKALSGLLGSAGSGTAENMAESYRLMSSVLRHEGAGDLALLTAEMACEQARTTRQPLLVAAARGSLAEALGSAGRSREARTVARSTVDLLNDVDEKDAVRLSVVGTAHLTAALAAAAEGDHNGAEALADQASAVADLIGEERNDLRTSFGPLDVSAHAVRIDVRLGRYRRALRTADRTDIHRMFSRERRARHFIAVAAAYSFERDAPGGVFALCRAEEACPEELRFHPHVPAILERLMELECATVRPELLRIARRSRADT; from the coding sequence ATGGTACAGCTGCCATCAGGGAAAAGGATCGAGCATCTCCGGCGAAGCCAGGGACTGCCCAGGAGAGTTCTCGCGGAGCGCGTCGGACGCAGCGAAGAATGGCTGCGTCAGATCGAGCGGGGGAAACGGGAGCTCGACAGTATCTCGGTACTGACGAGGCTCGCCGAGATACTTCCCTTCGACAACATTTCCCAGGTCGTTGGCCCCGTTTCCGAAGCGGCACCACAGCGGGGGTCCGGCTCCTGGGCCACGGAGATCATCTTTCCGCCCTCCGACCAGCCCGGTGAGAACCCCATGACGGACAACGCTCTGCACACTGCCTGGGACGCCTGGCAGTTCTCTCCGAACCGGTACACGAACACGCGTAAGGCGCTGTCCGGCCTGCTCGGCTCGGCCGGAAGCGGCACAGCCGAGAACATGGCGGAGTCCTATCGCCTCATGTCCTCCGTGCTCCGGCACGAAGGGGCTGGGGATCTCGCTCTCCTGACGGCCGAGATGGCGTGCGAACAGGCACGAACGACGCGCCAGCCGCTTCTGGTCGCCGCGGCGCGGGGAAGCCTGGCGGAGGCTCTCGGCTCGGCCGGGCGGTCGCGAGAGGCGCGGACCGTCGCCCGCTCGACGGTCGACCTACTGAACGACGTGGACGAGAAGGATGCGGTGCGGCTCTCGGTGGTGGGAACGGCGCACCTGACGGCGGCGCTGGCCGCGGCTGCCGAGGGGGACCACAACGGTGCCGAGGCCCTCGCGGACCAGGCCTCCGCCGTCGCGGACCTCATCGGCGAGGAACGGAACGACCTGAGGACGTCGTTCGGGCCGCTGGATGTCAGCGCCCACGCGGTACGTATCGACGTGCGCCTCGGCAGGTACCGGCGAGCTCTGAGGACAGCGGACCGGACCGACATCCACAGGATGTTCTCGCGGGAGCGCCGAGCGCGGCACTTCATCGCCGTCGCCGCCGCCTACTCGTTCGAACGGGACGCGCCGGGCGGGGTGTTCGCGCTGTGCAGAGCAGAGGAGGCGTGCCCCGAGGAGCTCCGGTTCCACCCGCACGTCCCCGCCATCCTCGAACGGTTGATGGAACTCGAGTGCGCCACGGTCCGACCCGAGCTTCTGCGGATCGCCCGGCGGAGCCGGGCGGACACGTGA
- a CDS encoding beta-ketoacyl-ACP synthase 3 — MRERTPDTGPGRAPTIRRPAAGHPCAITALGSYRPSRVVHNAELAPRLGVAPDWIEQRTGIASRHQADTSESLVGMGTSAAREALGNRGIGAAEIDCLILATMTNTRQIPALAPAIARELGADRAGAYDINAACAGFGMGLTSAVGHIASGSATNVLVVAVERMVDVIDPTDRNTASIFADGAGAAVVSAAAEPGFGPVAWGSDGTAEELFVLSPDPTRRFDGHTPSHVRMDGPALARWFGSRMVPIARQALSLADLTWSDISAFVPHQANGRLTNRFVGELDLPDHVTVARSIAADGNTSAASIPLALEDLVSSGRAGSGELALLLGFGVGITWAAQVARLP; from the coding sequence GTGAGGGAAAGGACGCCCGACACTGGACCGGGGCGCGCCCCCACCATCCGGCGGCCCGCGGCTGGGCACCCCTGCGCCATCACCGCTCTCGGCTCCTACCGGCCCTCCCGGGTCGTACACAACGCCGAGCTGGCTCCCCGTCTCGGCGTGGCCCCCGACTGGATCGAGCAGCGGACCGGCATCGCCTCCCGCCACCAGGCCGATACCTCCGAATCCCTCGTGGGTATGGGCACCTCGGCCGCACGCGAGGCTCTCGGCAACCGTGGCATCGGCGCCGCGGAGATCGACTGCCTGATTCTGGCCACCATGACCAACACGCGCCAGATCCCGGCCCTCGCCCCGGCGATCGCGCGGGAGCTGGGAGCGGACCGGGCCGGCGCCTACGACATCAACGCGGCGTGCGCGGGTTTCGGCATGGGGCTCACCAGCGCCGTGGGGCACATCGCCTCGGGAAGCGCGACCAACGTCCTGGTCGTCGCGGTGGAACGGATGGTGGACGTCATCGACCCCACCGACCGCAACACGGCGAGCATCTTCGCGGACGGAGCCGGAGCGGCGGTGGTGAGCGCGGCCGCCGAACCCGGATTCGGCCCTGTGGCCTGGGGGTCCGACGGAACAGCGGAGGAACTCTTCGTCCTGTCCCCGGACCCCACGCGACGTTTTGACGGGCACACCCCCTCACACGTGCGCATGGACGGCCCCGCACTCGCCCGCTGGTTCGGGTCGAGAATGGTGCCGATCGCCCGGCAGGCCCTCTCACTGGCGGACCTGACGTGGAGCGACATCAGCGCTTTCGTTCCCCACCAGGCGAACGGTCGGCTCACCAACCGGTTCGTCGGCGAGTTGGACCTCCCCGACCACGTCACCGTGGCCCGCTCCATCGCGGCGGACGGCAACACCTCGGCCGCCTCCATCCCGTTGGCCCTGGAGGATCTCGTGTCCTCGGGACGGGCCGGATCGGGCGAGCTGGCGCTGCTCCTGGGGTTCGGGGTCGGTATCACCTGGGCCGCTCAGGTCGCGCGTCTGCCTTAG
- a CDS encoding acyl carrier protein produces MDKLTLTGLNRIANSCDGVEIEITEQDLDTSFLELDVDSLALVELAERAAESCGVPVPAEVFEDFRTPRLALEYVRRHAGGGEE; encoded by the coding sequence ATGGATAAGCTCACCCTGACCGGATTGAACCGTATCGCCAACAGTTGCGACGGAGTGGAGATAGAAATAACCGAACAGGACCTGGACACGTCGTTCCTGGAACTCGACGTGGACTCCCTGGCTCTGGTCGAACTGGCCGAACGCGCCGCTGAGTCCTGCGGCGTTCCGGTTCCGGCCGAGGTGTTCGAGGACTTCCGCACCCCTCGGCTCGCGCTCGAGTACGTCCGCCGGCATGCGGGAGGAGGGGAAGAGTGA
- a CDS encoding ACP S-malonyltransferase, translating to MDTSADRRNNTRVLMFPGQGAQRRGMGKRAFREFPDLLARADRILGYSVAELCESDPEGKLADSRFAQPAVYVVNALTYRLENPRAGDVRLFLGHSLGEFNALEAAGFLSFDTGLELVRARAEATAGQPGSMLAVVGVDLERAMSVLHRAGLNRVEPANLNSRYQSVLAGPAPEIEQARTVLLDAGAKLATRLPITGAFHTHHMSDATSPFARSLSETAFLTGNTPVVANLTARPHIPSLLRQHLSGHLTNPVLWRQSVEWVLDNLGDPHSFEEGIHFDEIGAEKTLTRMVEHIKRDRASTERE from the coding sequence ATGGACACCTCAGCTGACCGTCGTAATAACACCAGGGTGCTGATGTTCCCCGGACAGGGCGCGCAGCGCCGGGGAATGGGAAAAAGGGCGTTCCGCGAGTTCCCGGACCTCCTGGCGCGGGCGGACCGGATACTCGGTTACTCCGTCGCCGAGTTGTGCGAGTCCGACCCGGAGGGAAAACTGGCGGACTCGCGTTTCGCCCAACCCGCCGTTTACGTCGTCAACGCCCTCACGTACCGCCTGGAGAATCCGCGCGCCGGCGACGTGCGGCTGTTCCTCGGACACAGCCTGGGCGAGTTCAACGCTCTCGAGGCCGCCGGTTTCCTGAGCTTCGACACGGGGCTGGAACTGGTCCGTGCGCGGGCGGAAGCGACCGCGGGGCAGCCCGGTTCGATGCTCGCCGTTGTCGGGGTCGACCTGGAGCGCGCCATGTCGGTTCTCCACCGTGCGGGGCTGAACAGGGTCGAACCGGCCAACCTGAACAGTCGTTACCAGTCGGTTCTCGCGGGCCCCGCTCCCGAGATCGAACAGGCCCGTACCGTTCTCCTCGACGCCGGGGCGAAACTGGCCACCCGGCTGCCCATCACCGGCGCCTTTCACACCCACCACATGTCCGATGCCACTTCCCCTTTCGCCAGGTCCCTCTCCGAAACCGCATTCCTCACCGGGAACACTCCGGTAGTGGCGAACCTGACGGCCCGGCCGCACATTCCCTCCCTTCTTCGGCAGCATCTCTCCGGGCATCTGACGAACCCGGTCCTATGGCGACAGTCAGTCGAGTGGGTGCTGGACAACCTGGGGGACCCCCACTCGTTCGAGGAAGGAATACATTTCGACGAGATCGGAGCGGAGAAAACGCTCACGAGAATGGTCGAGCACATAAAACGCGACCGTGCGAGCACTGAGCGAGAGTAG
- a CDS encoding thioester reductase domain-containing protein, translated as MGQSHEEGRPNHYWKDAVLPESVAPKGDHPAFPPGNILLTGSTGYLGGYIMAELLQDTDAVLYCLVRGRSEGEARDRLAASLENRGVAPVPHERLRVVPGNMAKPNFGLSESEYDSLAESVDAIYHCGAWVNLIVGYPFLKGSNVDGTFEVLKFATHRRSIPLHHISTLGVMMRNYGEGTGVVTEDPTPPLPLNIGYYESKWVSERLVSQAQARGLPATVYRPGAILGDSANRLLSPSDWLMQITLASLRVGATPEHEFMLPVSCADFTARCITDISRTDGSRGGTFHTTHPEPMPLDTYFEKIRSCRPHLRSVPFARWLDGIRSHYGGNDPMTRLAEAVPGFLPSPRNGVTTHAASDSARKFHTDRNSVPALDVDYFHGMLANLESRE; from the coding sequence GTGGGACAGTCCCATGAAGAGGGCCGTCCCAACCACTACTGGAAGGACGCCGTTCTCCCCGAGAGTGTCGCTCCCAAGGGGGACCATCCCGCCTTCCCGCCCGGAAACATCCTGCTGACAGGGAGTACGGGCTATCTGGGCGGGTACATCATGGCCGAACTCCTCCAGGACACGGACGCGGTGCTGTACTGCCTCGTGCGTGGCAGGTCCGAGGGTGAGGCGCGCGACCGGCTGGCCGCATCCCTGGAGAACCGGGGAGTCGCCCCGGTGCCCCACGAGCGCCTGAGGGTGGTTCCGGGGAACATGGCCAAGCCGAATTTCGGCCTCTCGGAAAGCGAGTACGATTCCCTCGCCGAGTCGGTCGACGCCATCTACCACTGCGGCGCGTGGGTGAACCTCATCGTCGGATATCCCTTCCTCAAGGGCAGCAATGTGGACGGTACGTTCGAGGTGCTGAAGTTCGCCACACACCGGCGGAGTATCCCTCTGCACCACATATCCACGCTCGGTGTGATGATGAGGAATTACGGGGAGGGAACCGGGGTAGTCACGGAGGACCCGACCCCTCCGCTCCCGCTGAACATAGGCTACTACGAGAGCAAATGGGTCTCGGAGCGGCTCGTTTCCCAGGCGCAAGCGCGTGGACTTCCCGCCACCGTCTACCGTCCCGGAGCCATACTCGGTGACAGCGCCAACCGGTTGTTGAGCCCCTCCGACTGGCTCATGCAGATCACGCTGGCCAGTTTACGAGTGGGAGCGACGCCCGAGCACGAATTCATGCTTCCGGTGAGCTGCGCTGACTTCACGGCGCGGTGTATCACCGACATATCGCGGACCGACGGGTCCAGAGGCGGGACCTTCCACACGACCCATCCCGAACCGATGCCGCTCGACACGTACTTCGAGAAGATACGTTCCTGTCGACCTCATCTCCGGAGCGTTCCCTTCGCGCGGTGGCTGGACGGGATCCGGTCCCACTACGGCGGGAACGACCCCATGACCCGGCTCGCCGAGGCCGTTCCCGGATTCCTGCCGAGCCCGCGCAACGGTGTGACCACCCATGCCGCCTCCGATTCGGCCAGGAAGTTCCACACGGACAGGAATTCCGTACCCGCCTTGGACGTCGACTACTTCCACGGCATGCTGGCGAACCTGGAGTCCCGGGAGTGA
- a CDS encoding DUF4440 domain-containing protein codes for MDEDLDTVVAAELGLLDPDVRGGAEAVRALLHEGFREFGALGAVWDRQSVTLATATDTAERITARDLRPARLGPDAVLLTYTTRSAHAASVLDLRVAARQRHPATAPPPGNTPAGTGVSQRWQREGSPGGRVTERQPPRLPPCGPRCARPRGTRTRRPGCGSGA; via the coding sequence ATGGACGAGGATCTCGACACCGTCGTCGCGGCTGAGCTGGGACTGCTCGACCCCGACGTGCGAGGCGGCGCCGAGGCGGTACGGGCGCTGCTGCACGAGGGCTTCCGGGAGTTCGGAGCGCTGGGCGCGGTGTGGGACCGCCAGTCGGTCACACTGGCGACGGCCACCGACACCGCAGAGCGCATCACCGCCCGCGACCTCCGCCCGGCCCGCCTCGGTCCGGACGCGGTCCTGCTGACCTACACGACCCGGTCGGCACACGCCGCCTCGGTGCTGGACCTCCGTGTGGCTGCGCGACAACGGCACCCGGCAACTGCTCCACCACCGGGGAACACTCCTGCCGGGACCGGGGTGAGCCAGCGTTGGCAGCGGGAGGGCTCCCCGGGCGGGCGCGTCACAGAGCGGCAGCCTCCTCGGCTTCCTCCGTGTGGTCCTCGTTGCGCACGGCCTCGAGGTACTCGGACACGGCGTCCCGGTTGCGGGTCAGGTGCTTGA
- a CDS encoding MerR family transcriptional regulator, with translation MRIGELAERTGTSRRLLRYYEEQGLIAAKRSPNGYRDYDERFVDRVMQIRGLLDAGLPTRIIRQILPCLDKPRVIHFSDATPEMLATLEHERDRMTERIKHLTRNRDAVSEYLEAVRNEDHTEEAEEAAAL, from the coding sequence ATGCGTATTGGAGAGTTGGCGGAGCGCACCGGGACATCGCGGCGGCTGCTGCGTTACTACGAGGAACAGGGGCTGATCGCCGCCAAGCGCTCCCCGAACGGCTACCGGGACTACGACGAGCGGTTCGTGGACCGGGTCATGCAGATCAGAGGGCTGCTCGACGCGGGGCTGCCGACCCGGATCATCCGGCAGATCCTCCCGTGTCTCGACAAACCCCGCGTCATCCACTTCTCCGACGCGACACCGGAGATGCTCGCCACCCTGGAGCACGAACGCGACCGGATGACCGAGCGCATCAAGCACCTGACCCGCAACCGGGACGCCGTGTCCGAGTACCTCGAGGCCGTGCGCAACGAGGACCACACGGAGGAAGCCGAGGAGGCTGCCGCTCTGTGA